A window of the Methyloprofundus sp. genome harbors these coding sequences:
- a CDS encoding orotate phosphoribosyltransferase: MLDYQKQFIQYSLDCGVLKFGSFSLKSGRTSPYFFNTGLFDSGAKLAKLGQFYAQALIHSKIDVDILYGPAYKGIPLVSAASIAYAQMQKSDIPFAFNRKEAKDHGEGGHLVGAPLQGNVLILDDVITAGTSVRESVVIIEAAGATPAGVLIALDRQEKGENDISAIQEVSHRFDMPVVSIISLQNIIDFIQTDKYYTLNIEAIKEYQQQYGI; the protein is encoded by the coding sequence ATGCTCGATTATCAAAAACAGTTTATTCAATATTCATTAGATTGCGGAGTTTTAAAATTTGGCAGTTTCTCATTGAAATCAGGTCGTACTAGTCCTTATTTTTTTAATACTGGCTTATTTGATAGCGGTGCAAAATTAGCCAAACTCGGCCAGTTTTATGCACAAGCTCTGATCCATTCCAAAATCGATGTCGATATCTTATATGGCCCTGCTTATAAAGGTATCCCTCTCGTTAGTGCTGCTTCGATTGCTTATGCACAAATGCAAAAAAGCGATATTCCTTTTGCCTTTAATCGTAAAGAAGCCAAAGATCATGGCGAAGGTGGGCATTTAGTCGGTGCCCCGTTACAAGGTAATGTACTTATTTTAGATGATGTGATTACCGCAGGTACTTCGGTTCGTGAATCAGTGGTGATCATTGAAGCTGCAGGCGCAACCCCAGCAGGGGTATTAATTGCCTTAGACAGACAAGAAAAAGGCGAAAATGATATTTCTGCTATTCAAGAAGTCAGTCATCGTTTTGATATGCCGGTGGTTTCCATTATTTCATTGCAAAATATTATCGATTTCATTCAAACGGATAAATATTATACTTTGAATATTGAAGCCATTAAAGAATATCAGCAACAGTATGGCATTTAA